In Manis javanica isolate MJ-LG chromosome 18, MJ_LKY, whole genome shotgun sequence, the following proteins share a genomic window:
- the MEX3B gene encoding RNA-binding protein MEX3B, whose amino-acid sequence MPSSLFADLERNGSGGGGGGGGGGSGSGETLDDQRALQLALDQLSLLGLDSDEGASLYDSEPRKKSVNMTECVPVPSSEHVAEIVGRQGCKIKALRAKTNTYIKTPVRGEEPVFVVTGRKEDVAMARREIISAAEHFSMIRASRNKNTALNGAVPGPPNLPGQTTIQVRVPYRVVGLVVGPKGATIKRIQQQTHTYIVTPSRDKEPVFEVTGMPENVDRAREEIEAHIALRTGGIIELTDENDFHANGTDVGFDLHHGSGGSGPGSLWSKPTPSITPTPGRKPFSSYRNDSSSSLGSASTDSYFGGGTSGSAAATPRLTDYSPPSPALSFAHNGNNSNGNGYSYVAGEASVPSPDGCAELQPTFDPAPAPPPGAPLLWAQFERSPAGGPAAPAASSCSSSASSSASSTSVVFPGGGAGAPPNAHLGLLVHRRLHPGAGCPRLSPPLHAAPGAGEHHLARRVRSDPGGGGLAYAAYANGLGAPLPGLQPSDTSGSSSSSSSSSSSSSSSSSSGLRRKGSRDCSVCFESEVIAALVPCGHNLFCMECANRICEKSEPECPVCHAAVTQAIRIFS is encoded by the exons ATGCCCAGCTCGCTGTTCGCAGACCTGGAGCGCaacggcagcggcggcggcggcggcgggggcggcggcggcagcggcagcggaGAGACCCTGGATGACCAGAGAGCTCTGCAGCTCGCTCTCGACCAGCTCTCCCTGCTGGGGCTGGACAGTGACGAGGGCGCCTCTCTGTACGACAGCGAGCCGCGCAAGAAGAGCGTGAACATGACCGAGTGCGTGCCGGTGCCCAGTTCTGAGCACGTCGCGGAGATCGTGGGGCGGCAAG GTTGTAAAATCAAAGCGCTGCGGGCGAAGACCAACACTTACATCAAGACTCCGGTTCGCGGGGAGGAGCCTGTCTTTGTTGTGACGGGCAGGAAGGAGGATGTGGCCATGGCTCGGAGGGAGATCATCTCTGCCGCGGAGCACTTCTCCATGATACGCGCCTCGCGGAATAAGAACACTGCGCTCAACGGCGCAGTGCCCGGGCCGCCCAACCTCCCCGGGCAGACCACCATCCAGGTGCGGGTGCCCTATCGCGTGGTGGGACTCGTGGTGGGACCCAAGGGCGCCACGATCAAGCGCATCCAGCAGCAGACGCACACATACATCGTGACGCCCAGCCGCGACAAGGAGCCGGTGTTCGAGGTGACCGGCATGCCTGAGAACGTGGACCGAGCTCGCGAGGAAATCGAGGCGCACATCGCCCTGCGCACCGGCGGCATCATTGAGCTCACAGACGAGAACGACTTCCACGCCAACGGCACGGACGTGGGCTTTGATCTGCACCACGGGTCCGGCGGGTCCGGCCCGGGCAGCCTCTGGAGCAAGCCCACCCCTAGCATCACGCCCACCCCCGGCCGCAAGCCCTTCTCCAGCTACCGCAACGACAGCTCCAGCTCTCTTGGCAGCGCCTCCACGGACTCTTACTTCGGCGGGGGAACCAGCGGCAGCGCCGCCGCCACCCCGCGCCTGACGGACTACAGCCCCCCCAGCCCCGCTCTCAGCTTTGCGCACAACGGAAACAACAGCAATGGCAACGGGTACTCCTACGTGGCGGGGGAAGCGTCCGTGCCTTCCCCCGACGGCTGCGCGGAGCTGCAGCCCACCTTCGACCCGGCTCCCGCACCCCCGCCCGGGGCGCCGCTTCTCTGGGCGCAGTTCGAGCGGTCCCCGGCGGGCGGGCCCGCGGCGCCGGCGGCGTCGTCCTGCTCTTCCTCGGCGTCTTCGTCCGCCTCGTCGACCTCCGTGGTCTTCCCCGGGGGCGGCGCCGGCGCGCCCCCCAACGCCCACCTGGGGCTGCTAGTGCACCGCCGGCTGCACCCGGGCGCCGGCTGCCCGCGCTTGTCGCCGCCCCTGCACGCGGCCCCGGGGGCGGGCGAGCACCACCTGGCCCGCCGGGTGCGCAGCGACCCGGGCGGCGGGGGCCTGGCCTACGCCGCCTACGCCAACGGGCTGGGGGCGCCGCTTCCGGGCCTGCAGCCGTCGGACACCTCGGGCTCCTCGTCGTCGTCCAGCTCCTcgtccagctcctcctcctcctcctcctcctcgggaCTGCGGCGCAAGGGCAGCCGCGACTGCTCCGTGTGCTTCGAGAGCGAGGTGATCGCCGCGCTGGTGCCCTGCGGCCACAACCTCTTCTGCATGGAGTGCGCCAACCGCATCTGCGAGAAGAGCGAGCCGGAGTGCCCGGTGTGCCACGCCGCCGTCACGCAGGCCATCCGCATCTTCTCCTGA